A window of Citrus sinensis cultivar Valencia sweet orange chromosome 7, DVS_A1.0, whole genome shotgun sequence contains these coding sequences:
- the LOC102622791 gene encoding trimethyltridecatetraene synthase-like yields the protein MELIHPSWVSYLTAWLATLALVLLSVRLRRRKLNLPPGPKPWPIIGNLHLIGSLPHRSVHALSEKYGPIMQLKFGSFPVVVGSSVEMAKVVLKTHDVLFAGRPKTAAGKYTTFNYSDITWSPYGPYWRQARKMCLMELFSAKRLESFEYIRVQELKLLLSRLYELSGKPIMLKDHLSDLSLAVISRMVLGKNYTDKQQENEIVTPQEFKAMLDELFLLNGVLDIGDSIPWLGFLDLQGNIKRMKALAKKFDKFLEHVLDEHNARRKGVENYVAKDMVDVLLQLADDPSLEVKIERHGVKAFTQDLIAGGTESSAVTVEWAISELIKKPEIFEKATEELDRVIGKERWVEEKDIVNLPFIDAIVKETMRLHPVAPFLVPRAAREDCKVAGYDIPKGTRVLVSVWAIGRDPSLWEKPNEFYPERFIGKSIDVKGHDFELLPFGAGRRMCPGYSLGLKVIQASLANLLHGFAWKLPGNMSNEELNMEEIFGLSTPRKFPLEVLAHPRLSPHLYNL from the exons ATGGAGCTCATTCATCCCTCTTGGGTTTCCTACTTGACCGCTTGGCTAGCAACCCTTGCCCTCGTCCTCCTCTCCGTTCGTCTCAGGCGCCGGAAACTCAACTTGCCACCGGGTCCAAAACCCTGGCCGATCATTGGAAACCTCCACCTCATCGGCTCACTTCCCCATCGGTCCGTCCATGCGTTGTCAGAAAAATATGGGCCCATTATGCAGCTCAAATTCGGGTCATTCCCCGTTGTCGTGGGCTCTTCCGTTGAGATGGCTAAGGTTGTCCTCAAAACCCATGATGTACTGTTTGCTGGCCGCCCCAAAACAGCCGCAGGCAAGTACACGACCTTCAATTACTCAGATATTACATGGTCACCTTATGGACCATACTGGCGTCAGGCACGTAAAATGTGTTTAATGGAATTGTTTAGTGCCAAACGCCTCGAATCATTCGAGTACATAAGAGTACAAGAATTGAAATTACTTCTCAGTCGCTTGTATGAATTATCCGGCAAGCCAATTATGTTGAAAGATCACCTTTCTGATTTGAGTCTTGCTGTTATAAGCCGTATGGTTTTGGGGAAGAACTACACAGATAAGCAGCAAGAAAACGAGATCGTGACACCGCAGGAGTTCAAGGccatgcttgatgaattgttCCTGCTTAATGGGGTTTTAGATATCGGCGATTCGATTCCTTGGCTAGGGTTCTTGGATTTGCAAGGTAATATAAAGAGAATGAAGGCTTTGGCTAAGAAGTTTGACAAGTTTCTGGAGCATGTGCTGGATGAACATAACGCTAGAAGAAAAGGGGTCGAAAATTATGTGGCTAAAGATATGGTGGATGTGCTTTTGCAGCTTGCTGATGATCCTTCTCTTGAAGTCAAGATTGAAAGACATGGTGTCAAAGCTTTTACACAG GACTTAATTGCTGGTGGGACTGAGAGCTCAGCAGTAACAGTGGAATGGGCCATCTCTGaactaataaaaaaacccGAAATCTTTGAGAAAGCAACAGAGGAACTAGATAGAGTAATTGGAAAAGAAAGGTGGgttgaagaaaaagacatCGTTAATCTCCCATTTATTGATGCCATAGTTAAAGAAACAATGCGTTTGCACCCTGTGGCTCCTTTCCTAGTGCCCCGAGCGGCTAGAGAAGATTGCAAGGTAGCCGGCTACGACATCCCAAAAGGCACTCGAGTCCTTGTTAGTGTATGGGCGATTGGGAGAGACCCAAGTTTGTGGGAAAAGCCAAATGAATTTTATCCTGAGAGATTTATTGGAAAATCAATTGATGTTAAAGGCCATGATTTTGAGCTGCTGCCATTTGGGGCTGGGAGAAGAATGTGTCCAGGGTACAGTCTCGGGCTTAAGGTGATTCAAGCAAGCTTAGCTAATCTTTTGCATGGATTTGCATGGAAATTGCCCGGAAATATGAGCAATGAGGAGCTGAATATGGAGGAAATTTTTGGGCTTTCTACCCCGAGAAAGTTTCCACTTGAGGTTCTGGCTCACCCAAGGCTTTCGCCCCATCTTTACAATCTGTGA